A genomic region of Pseudomonas abietaniphila contains the following coding sequences:
- a CDS encoding MFS transporter, which yields MRWGTYFAVLSSVLSVGLALGVSMPLVSLRLEAWGYGAFAIGVMAAMPAIGVLLGASLASRLASILGTANLMRLCLWGGSISVGLLALLPNYWIWLALRLMLGVILTMVFILGESWINQLVTENLRGKLVALYGSCYALSQLGGPLLLGVIGAGHDYGFWVGAALLATSPLLLLGRSGAPSAEASHVSLGDLAEFCRQLPAIAWAIALFAGFEAMILTLLPVYCLQQGFTPEIALAMVSTVVVGDALLQLPIGALADKISRRRLFSGCAVALMASSLAIPLLVDTVAIWPLWVAFGASAGGLFTLSLILIGERYRDDALVRANAHVAQLWGIGCLLGPLAAGAGSQWISGQALPLLMAAGALGLVILSQRPRAFGVVQPVAA from the coding sequence ATGCGTTGGGGTACTTATTTCGCGGTGCTGTCGTCCGTGCTGAGCGTCGGCCTGGCGTTGGGCGTGAGCATGCCGTTGGTGTCGTTGCGACTTGAAGCGTGGGGCTACGGCGCGTTTGCCATCGGCGTCATGGCCGCGATGCCGGCCATTGGTGTGTTGCTGGGCGCGAGCCTTGCCAGCCGTCTGGCTTCGATTCTGGGCACCGCGAACCTGATGCGTCTCTGCCTGTGGGGCGGTTCGATTTCCGTGGGTTTGCTGGCGTTACTGCCCAATTACTGGATCTGGCTGGCGCTGCGGCTGATGCTCGGCGTGATCCTGACCATGGTGTTCATTCTTGGCGAGAGCTGGATCAACCAACTGGTGACCGAGAATCTGCGGGGCAAGCTGGTCGCGCTGTATGGCAGCTGTTACGCGCTCAGTCAGTTGGGCGGACCGCTGTTGCTCGGCGTCATCGGCGCCGGGCACGACTACGGCTTTTGGGTCGGCGCAGCCTTGCTCGCGACATCACCGCTGCTGCTGTTGGGACGCTCCGGTGCGCCAAGCGCCGAAGCGAGCCATGTCAGCCTCGGAGATCTCGCCGAGTTCTGTCGGCAGTTGCCTGCAATCGCATGGGCAATTGCGTTGTTTGCCGGTTTCGAGGCGATGATTCTGACGCTGCTGCCGGTGTATTGCCTGCAACAGGGGTTCACCCCAGAGATCGCGCTGGCGATGGTCAGTACCGTGGTCGTCGGCGATGCGCTGCTGCAACTGCCGATCGGCGCATTGGCGGACAAGATTTCCCGGCGCCGACTGTTTTCAGGCTGCGCGGTGGCCTTGATGGCATCAAGCCTGGCGATTCCGCTGCTGGTCGATACGGTAGCCATCTGGCCGTTGTGGGTCGCGTTCGGTGCCAGCGCGGGCGGGTTGTTCACGCTGTCGCTGATTCTCATCGGCGAGCGCTATCGCGACGATGCGTTGGTGCGCGCCAACGCCCATGTCGCGCAGCTGTGGGGTATCGGTTGCTTGTTGGGGCCATTGGCTGCGGGTGCCGGCAGCCAATGGATCAGTGGGCAGGCGCTGCCGCTGTTGATGGCAGCAGGCGCGTTGGGCCTGGTAATTCTGTCCCAGCGCCCGCGAGCGTTCGGCGTGGTCCAGCCGGTGGCCGCCTAG
- a CDS encoding PLP-dependent aminotransferase family protein yields MTLYVNLAELLGTRIENGFYRPGDRLPSVRALSLEHGVSLSTVQQAYRLLEDNGLASPRPKSGYFVPAGRKTPALPVVGRPAQRPVDISQWDQVLELARAIPSPDVVQLARGMPDISSPTLRPLTQALGKISRRQDMPGLYYDNIHGTQCLRDQVARLLLDSGTRIAPDDLVITTGAQEALAVSIRSICEPGDIVAVDSPSFHGAMQALKGLGMKALEIPTDPITGISLDALELALEQWPIKAIQLTPNCNNPLGYIMPEDRKRALLTLAQRFDVAIIEDDVYGDLAYTYPRPRTIKSFDVDGRVLLCSSFSKTLAPGLRVGWVAPGRYLDRVLHMKYISTGSTATQPQLAIAEFLQAGHYEPHMRRMRGQYQRSRDLMTDWVTRYFPEGTRVSRPQGGFMLWVELPEDFDSLRLNRALEGQGVQIAVGNIFSASGKYRNCLRMNFAAKPTPKIEDAVRKVGATAARLMTQTDAAT; encoded by the coding sequence ATGACCCTTTACGTCAATCTTGCCGAATTGCTTGGCACACGCATCGAAAACGGCTTTTACCGCCCCGGTGATCGCCTGCCCTCTGTACGTGCTCTGAGCCTTGAGCACGGCGTCAGCCTCAGCACCGTGCAGCAGGCCTATCGGTTGCTCGAAGATAACGGTCTGGCGTCGCCTCGCCCCAAGTCGGGCTACTTCGTTCCCGCAGGGCGCAAGACACCTGCACTGCCAGTCGTAGGACGCCCTGCACAGCGTCCGGTCGATATCTCGCAATGGGACCAAGTGCTGGAACTCGCCAGAGCCATTCCCAGCCCGGACGTCGTGCAGCTGGCGCGTGGCATGCCGGACATCAGCAGCCCGACCCTGCGCCCGCTGACCCAGGCGCTGGGCAAGATCAGCCGCCGTCAGGACATGCCGGGGCTGTATTACGACAATATTCATGGCACTCAATGCCTACGTGACCAGGTCGCCCGCCTGTTGCTGGACTCGGGCACCCGCATCGCCCCGGATGATCTGGTGATCACCACGGGCGCTCAGGAGGCGCTGGCGGTCAGCATTCGCTCAATTTGCGAACCCGGCGACATCGTGGCCGTGGATTCACCCAGCTTTCACGGCGCCATGCAGGCGCTGAAAGGCCTTGGCATGAAGGCGCTGGAAATACCGACCGATCCCATCACCGGCATCAGCCTGGACGCACTCGAACTGGCCCTCGAACAATGGCCGATCAAGGCCATACAGTTGACGCCCAACTGCAATAACCCGCTGGGTTACATCATGCCAGAGGACCGCAAGCGCGCCTTGCTGACCCTCGCCCAGCGCTTTGACGTGGCAATCATCGAAGATGACGTGTATGGCGACCTCGCCTACACCTATCCTCGCCCGCGCACGATCAAATCCTTCGACGTGGATGGACGCGTCCTGCTTTGCAGCTCTTTCTCGAAAACCCTGGCGCCCGGCCTGCGGGTCGGCTGGGTTGCACCGGGCCGCTACCTCGACCGTGTGCTGCACATGAAATACATCAGCACCGGCTCCACCGCGACCCAGCCTCAGTTGGCGATTGCCGAATTTCTTCAGGCCGGGCATTACGAGCCGCACATGCGCCGGATGCGCGGCCAGTATCAGCGCAGCCGAGACTTGATGACCGACTGGGTGACGCGTTATTTCCCGGAGGGCACTCGGGTCAGCCGCCCGCAAGGCGGCTTCATGCTGTGGGTCGAGCTGCCCGAGGACTTTGACTCACTTCGCCTGAATCGCGCGCTGGAAGGGCAAGGCGTACAGATCGCCGTCGGCAATATTTTTTCGGCCTCGGGCAAGTACAGAAATTGCCTGCGCATGAACTTCGCGGCCAAACCGACGCCGAAAATCGAGGACGCCGTGCGTAAGGTCGGCGCAACGGCGGCGCGACTGATGACCCAAACCGACGCGGCGACTTAA
- a CDS encoding YkgJ family cysteine cluster protein: protein MSCNSQKIRDLRRQIPSFECVPGCHDCCGPVTTSSEEMARLPRKTAAEQEAALSELNCVHLGPNGCTVYDERPLICRLFGTTKTLPCPNGRRPAELIHPRVENQVHEYIASTRQVLV from the coding sequence ATGAGCTGCAACAGCCAGAAAATCCGCGATTTGCGGCGGCAGATCCCGTCCTTCGAGTGCGTGCCTGGCTGCCACGATTGTTGTGGACCGGTGACGACGTCGTCCGAGGAGATGGCGCGCTTGCCCCGCAAGACGGCCGCTGAGCAGGAGGCCGCGCTCAGTGAGTTGAACTGTGTGCATTTAGGGCCCAACGGCTGCACGGTGTATGACGAGCGCCCGCTGATCTGCCGGTTGTTCGGCACCACCAAAACCCTGCCATGCCCCAACGGTCGCCGCCCTGCGGAGCTGATTCATCCGCGGGTTGAGAACCAGGTGCACGAGTACATTGCTTCGACGCGGCAGGTGTTGGTTTGA
- a CDS encoding DUF2845 domain-containing protein, translated as MFRKTTLVWLLPCLMLADVAQATMRCGTSLINLGDTATVVREKCGAPDRSEDQEPASRINSVPRLNAVKVSFWVYGPRNGAFQHLKFIEDKLVAIDTRRD; from the coding sequence ATGTTTCGCAAAACAACGCTGGTGTGGCTGCTGCCTTGTCTGATGCTTGCCGACGTTGCGCAAGCGACCATGCGCTGCGGAACGTCGTTGATCAACCTTGGCGATACAGCCACGGTTGTTCGTGAAAAGTGCGGAGCGCCTGACCGCAGCGAGGATCAGGAGCCGGCTTCGCGAATCAACAGCGTTCCTCGTCTAAACGCCGTGAAGGTCAGTTTCTGGGTGTATGGGCCTCGCAATGGCGCCTTCCAGCACCTCAAGTTCATAGAGGACAAGCTGGTGGCGATCGATACCCGACGCGATTAA
- a CDS encoding NAD(P)/FAD-dependent oxidoreductase: MDARVKQPKASAHAASYYAASSHQPFDHAALAGDVKVDVCIVGGGFSGLNTAIELAERGLSVALLEARKIGWGASGRNGGQLIRGVGHHVERFRDVIGDSGVRQLKLMGLEAVEIVRQRVEKYQIDCDLTWGYCDLANKPKEFAGFAEDAEELRGLGYRHELQLIPPENLRSFIDSGNYAGGMLDMGSGHLHPLNLALGEAAVAKSLGVQLFEHSPVIRLEYGAQVKVHTAQGLVRADTLVLGCNAYLNDLDPTLSGKVLPAGSYIIATEPLGDDLAHQLLPRNTAMCDQRVAVDYFRLSADKRLLFGGACHYSGRDPQDIGAYMQPKMLKVFPQLKDVKIDFQWGGMIGIGANRLPQIGRLKEHPNVFYAQAYAGHGLNATHLAGKLLGEAISGQLSSGFEVFAKVPHMTFPGGKHLRSPLLALGMLWHRLKSWSGSNGAAL; this comes from the coding sequence ATGGACGCCCGCGTCAAACAGCCCAAGGCGTCTGCACACGCCGCCTCCTATTACGCGGCGAGCAGCCATCAGCCATTCGATCACGCTGCCCTAGCCGGCGATGTAAAGGTGGACGTCTGCATCGTCGGTGGCGGATTTTCGGGCCTGAACACGGCGATCGAACTGGCCGAGCGTGGACTGAGTGTCGCGTTGCTGGAAGCGCGCAAGATCGGATGGGGCGCCAGCGGGCGCAACGGCGGGCAATTGATTCGCGGCGTAGGTCATCACGTCGAGCGCTTTCGCGATGTGATCGGCGACAGCGGCGTGCGTCAGCTCAAGCTGATGGGGCTGGAAGCCGTCGAGATCGTCCGGCAGCGCGTGGAGAAGTATCAGATCGACTGCGATCTTACGTGGGGCTACTGCGATTTGGCCAACAAGCCCAAGGAGTTCGCCGGTTTCGCCGAGGATGCAGAGGAACTGCGCGGGCTGGGCTATCGCCATGAATTGCAGCTGATACCGCCCGAGAACCTGCGCAGCTTCATCGACTCAGGCAATTACGCGGGCGGCATGCTGGACATGGGATCGGGCCACTTGCATCCGCTGAACCTGGCACTGGGTGAGGCCGCCGTCGCAAAATCGCTGGGGGTGCAGCTGTTCGAACACTCGCCTGTGATCCGGCTCGAATACGGGGCGCAGGTCAAAGTGCATACCGCGCAGGGCCTGGTCCGCGCCGACACGCTGGTGCTGGGCTGCAACGCGTATTTGAACGACCTGGACCCGACTCTGAGCGGCAAGGTCCTGCCTGCAGGCAGTTACATCATCGCCACCGAGCCTCTGGGCGACGATCTGGCGCATCAGCTGCTCCCGCGCAATACCGCCATGTGTGACCAGCGAGTGGCTGTGGACTACTTCCGGCTCTCGGCCGACAAGCGCCTGCTGTTCGGCGGCGCCTGCCATTATTCCGGGCGCGACCCGCAAGACATCGGCGCGTACATGCAGCCGAAAATGCTCAAGGTCTTTCCCCAGCTCAAGGACGTGAAGATTGATTTCCAGTGGGGCGGGATGATCGGCATCGGCGCCAACCGGCTGCCGCAGATCGGGCGTCTGAAGGAGCATCCGAATGTGTTCTATGCGCAGGCGTATGCGGGTCATGGGCTCAATGCCACGCATCTGGCGGGCAAGTTACTGGGTGAAGCCATCAGCGGTCAGCTCAGCAGCGGCTTCGAGGTGTTCGCCAAGGTTCCACACATGACCTTCCCGGGCGGCAAACATCTGCGCTCGCCTTTGCTGGCGCTGGGGATGCTTTGGCATCGCCTCAAGAGCTGGTCCGGATCAAATGGCGCGGCCCTGTAG
- a CDS encoding DUF1127 domain-containing protein, with protein MSGMSDVRLTLYAQELVKEQEVQVRVNAPKGLGVWGLFQHRRATRRALLNLTDDQLRDIGLSYEQARREGLKPFWRE; from the coding sequence ATGAGCGGAATGAGCGATGTCCGGCTGACGCTGTATGCACAGGAGTTGGTGAAGGAACAGGAGGTCCAGGTGCGCGTGAATGCGCCGAAGGGCCTGGGTGTGTGGGGCTTGTTTCAACACCGGCGAGCCACGCGGCGTGCACTCTTGAACCTGACTGACGATCAACTGCGGGACATTGGCCTGAGTTACGAACAGGCACGGCGCGAAGGGCTCAAGCCGTTCTGGAGAGAGTGA
- a CDS encoding c-type cytochrome translates to MNLTNKILAAVALLAFWAFAAQASTSDDLSKRLEPVGQVCIQGKECPGMDVAATAGGAGGAKSPDDVIGKHCNACHGTGLLGSPKIGDSADWGKRAKEQGGLDGLLAKAISGINSMPPKGTCADCSDEELKGAIKKMSGLQ, encoded by the coding sequence GTGAACCTTACTAATAAGATCCTGGCTGCTGTTGCACTCCTCGCGTTTTGGGCTTTTGCGGCCCAGGCCTCCACCAGCGATGACCTCTCAAAACGACTCGAACCCGTCGGACAAGTCTGCATCCAGGGCAAGGAATGTCCCGGCATGGACGTGGCCGCCACGGCCGGAGGCGCGGGTGGCGCAAAATCCCCTGACGACGTAATCGGTAAACATTGCAACGCCTGCCATGGGACCGGGCTGCTGGGCTCCCCGAAAATCGGTGACAGCGCCGATTGGGGCAAGCGCGCCAAAGAGCAGGGCGGTCTTGACGGTCTGCTGGCCAAGGCGATCAGCGGCATCAATTCCATGCCGCCAAAAGGCACCTGCGCCGATTGCTCGGATGAAGAGCTCAAAGGCGCGATCAAGAAGATGTCCGGGCTGCAGTAG
- the dadA gene encoding D-amino acid dehydrogenase, protein MRVLVLGSGVIGVTSAYYLARAGFEVTVVDRQPAAAMETSFANAGQVSPGYASPWAAPGVPLKAIKWLLQRHAPLAIKATADIDQYLWMAQMLRNCTQNRYAVNKERMVRLSEYSRDCLDELRAETGIAYEGRSLGTTQLFRTQEQLDNAAKDIAVLEQAGVPYEVLDREGIARVEPALASVSNILSGALRLPNDQTGDCQLFTTRLAEMCVKLGVEFRFGQSIESIDFAGDRINGVRVNGKLETADRYVLALGSYSPQLLKPLGIKAPVYPLKGYSLTVPITNPAMAPTSTILDETYKVAITRFDNRIRVGGMAEIAGFDLSLNPRRRETLEMIVNDLYPQGGDLAEASFWTGLRPTTPDGTPIVGATPYRNLFLNTGHGTLGWTMACGSGRLLADLIARKKPQISAEGLDISRYGSSKEIAKHVNPAPAHQ, encoded by the coding sequence ATGCGCGTTCTGGTCCTTGGAAGTGGCGTAATCGGTGTCACCAGTGCTTATTACCTGGCCCGTGCGGGCTTCGAGGTGACGGTGGTAGACCGTCAGCCTGCCGCTGCCATGGAAACCAGTTTCGCTAACGCCGGGCAAGTGTCGCCGGGTTACGCATCGCCGTGGGCCGCACCGGGCGTACCGCTCAAGGCCATCAAATGGTTGTTGCAGCGTCACGCGCCGCTGGCGATCAAGGCGACCGCCGACATTGATCAGTACCTGTGGATGGCGCAAATGCTGCGCAACTGCACGCAAAACCGTTATGCGGTGAACAAGGAGCGCATGGTGCGTCTGTCCGAGTACAGCCGCGACTGCCTTGACGAACTGCGCGCAGAAACCGGCATTGCCTATGAAGGCCGCAGCCTGGGCACCACGCAACTGTTCCGTACACAAGAGCAACTGGACAACGCCGCCAAGGACATCGCCGTTCTTGAACAGGCCGGCGTGCCTTACGAAGTCTTGGACCGCGAAGGCATTGCGCGCGTCGAACCTGCGCTGGCCAGCGTCAGCAACATCCTCAGCGGCGCCCTGCGTTTGCCAAACGATCAGACGGGCGATTGCCAGCTATTTACCACGCGTCTGGCCGAGATGTGTGTGAAGTTAGGCGTTGAATTCCGATTCGGCCAGTCGATCGAGTCAATTGACTTCGCAGGCGACCGGATCAACGGCGTGCGCGTCAACGGCAAACTCGAAACGGCTGATCGCTACGTGCTGGCGTTGGGCAGCTATTCGCCGCAATTGCTCAAGCCGCTGGGTATCAAGGCGCCGGTTTACCCGCTCAAGGGTTACTCGCTGACCGTGCCGATCACCAACCCTGCCATGGCACCCACATCGACCATTCTCGACGAGACCTACAAGGTTGCGATCACCCGTTTTGACAACCGCATTCGAGTGGGCGGGATGGCGGAGATTGCTGGTTTTGACCTGTCGCTCAATCCTCGTCGGCGGGAAACGCTGGAGATGATCGTCAACGATCTCTATCCTCAGGGCGGCGATCTGGCCGAGGCCAGTTTCTGGACCGGCCTGCGTCCAACCACCCCGGATGGCACGCCAATCGTTGGTGCTACGCCGTATCGCAACCTGTTCCTCAATACCGGCCACGGAACGCTTGGCTGGACCATGGCCTGCGGGTCGGGTCGTTTGCTGGCCGATCTCATCGCCCGCAAAAAACCACAGATCAGCGCCGAAGGCCTCGATATTTCCCGCTACGGAAGCTCCAAGGAGATCGCAAAACATGTCAATCCAGCGCCAGCTCACCAATGA
- a CDS encoding phospholipase D family protein, with translation MIALTKTWALSLLLACALGISGCAHSPVADDGPSQALPASASAFGRSIMAQAAPYEGRSGFRLLPNSTEAFMARAELIRNAKTSLDLQYYIVHDGLSTRALIDELLRAADRGVRVRILLDDTTSDGLDEVIATLAAHPNIQIRLFNPLNLGRSTGATRNMGRLFNLSQQHRRMHNKLWLADSAVAIVGGRNLGDEYFDAEPNLNFTDIDMLSVGPVAEQLSHSFDQYWNSTLSKPIDDFLYWPPDTKDLADARTRLAASLDQAHVEKKALYERLMAYKTHPRMKTWLNELIWAHNQALWDAPTKVLSRGEPDPHLLLTTQLSPDLLNVHQELMMISAYFVPGQEGLVYLTGLSDKGVSVSLLTNSLEATDVPAVHGGYAPYRKALLAHGVKLFELRRQPGDPSNRGGSGPRFLRTKSLRGGSESSLHSKAMIFDRQKMFVGSFNFDPRSVLWNTEVGVLVDSPELTEYLRELALQGMAPAISYQAKLENDRVVWVTEDNGKIHTLYKEPGDWWRRLNAWFSSAVGLEKML, from the coding sequence ATGATTGCGTTGACGAAAACATGGGCGTTGTCCCTCCTTTTGGCCTGTGCCCTCGGCATAAGCGGATGCGCGCACTCGCCGGTGGCGGATGACGGTCCCAGTCAGGCCCTGCCCGCGTCGGCGTCCGCCTTTGGACGTTCGATCATGGCTCAGGCCGCGCCGTATGAAGGCCGCTCCGGCTTTCGTCTGCTGCCCAACAGCACCGAAGCGTTCATGGCGCGGGCCGAGCTGATCCGCAATGCCAAAACCAGCCTGGACCTGCAGTACTACATCGTCCACGACGGGCTCAGTACCCGAGCCTTGATCGATGAATTGTTGCGGGCGGCAGATCGCGGCGTACGCGTCCGGATCCTGCTGGACGACACCACCAGCGACGGCCTGGATGAAGTCATCGCCACCCTCGCCGCGCATCCCAACATTCAGATTCGTCTATTCAACCCGCTCAATCTGGGCCGCAGCACCGGCGCGACGCGCAACATGGGGCGGCTGTTCAATCTGTCACAGCAGCATCGACGCATGCACAACAAGCTGTGGTTGGCCGACAGCGCCGTGGCCATCGTCGGCGGGCGCAACCTCGGTGACGAATACTTCGACGCCGAACCGAACCTGAACTTCACCGATATCGACATGCTCAGTGTTGGCCCGGTGGCCGAGCAGCTCAGTCATAGCTTCGACCAGTACTGGAACAGCACCTTGAGCAAGCCGATTGACGACTTCCTCTACTGGCCTCCCGACACCAAAGATCTGGCCGACGCGCGCACGCGTCTGGCGGCATCGCTGGACCAGGCGCATGTCGAGAAAAAAGCCCTGTACGAACGGCTGATGGCTTACAAGACTCACCCGCGAATGAAAACCTGGCTCAACGAGCTGATCTGGGCGCATAACCAAGCCCTGTGGGACGCGCCGACCAAAGTGCTGTCACGGGGCGAGCCCGACCCGCATTTGCTGCTGACCACGCAACTGAGCCCCGATCTGCTAAACGTGCATCAGGAATTGATGATGATTTCGGCGTATTTCGTGCCGGGGCAGGAAGGACTGGTGTACCTCACCGGGCTGTCGGACAAAGGCGTTTCGGTGAGCCTGCTGACCAACTCGCTGGAAGCCACGGACGTGCCGGCCGTACATGGCGGCTATGCGCCGTACCGCAAAGCGTTGCTGGCGCACGGCGTGAAGCTGTTCGAGCTGCGACGCCAACCGGGAGACCCCAGCAATCGCGGGGGCAGTGGCCCCAGATTTCTGCGCACGAAATCCCTGAGGGGTGGCTCTGAATCAAGCCTGCACAGTAAGGCAATGATTTTTGACCGACAGAAGATGTTCGTCGGCTCCTTCAATTTCGACCCGCGCTCGGTGCTGTGGAACACCGAAGTCGGCGTGCTCGTCGACAGCCCCGAACTCACGGAATACCTGCGCGAACTGGCGCTGCAGGGCATGGCGCCCGCAATCAGCTATCAAGCCAAGCTTGAAAATGATCGCGTGGTCTGGGTAACCGAAGACAACGGCAAGATCCACACACTGTACAAAGAACCCGGCGACTGGTGGCGCCGACTGAACGCCTGGTTCAGCAGCGCCGTCGGCCTAGAGAAGATGCTCTAG
- a CDS encoding RidA family protein translates to MSIQRQLTNERMSQIVVHNGTVYLAGQVGDDMAAGIEQQTRETLNTIERLLDLAGTDKSRILSVTIYLKDIDAHFAGMNSVWDKWLPKGVAPARATVEAKLCEPEILVELSVTAALP, encoded by the coding sequence ATGTCAATCCAGCGCCAGCTCACCAATGAGCGCATGAGCCAGATCGTCGTCCACAACGGCACCGTTTACCTTGCCGGGCAAGTGGGTGACGACATGGCGGCGGGTATCGAACAGCAAACCCGCGAGACGCTCAATACCATCGAGCGCCTGCTGGACCTGGCCGGCACCGACAAGAGCCGCATTCTGTCGGTCACGATTTACCTTAAAGACATCGACGCCCATTTCGCCGGAATGAACAGCGTGTGGGACAAATGGCTGCCAAAAGGCGTCGCCCCGGCCCGCGCCACCGTTGAAGCCAAGCTGTGCGAACCGGAAATTCTGGTTGAGTTGTCGGTCACGGCTGCGTTGCCTTAA
- the alr gene encoding alanine racemase encodes MRPARALIDLSALRHNYQLARETTGAKALAVIKADAYGHGAVRVAQALEAQADGFAVACIEEALELRQAGISAPILLLEGFFEADELPLIVEHDFWCVVHSLWQLDAIEQTAVGKPLNIWLKMDSGMHRVGVHPADYESAYKRLLASGKVAKVVLMTHFARADELGSARTDEQVAIFQSAREGLSAEVSLRNSPGVMGWPNVPSDWVRPGIMLYGATPFDQPQSVADRLQPVMTLESKVICVRELPAGEPVGYGGAFVTERNMRIGVVAMGYADGYPRQAPTGTPVMIDGHRSQLLGRVSMDMLCVDLTHVPGAGLGSRVELWGKNVLASDVATHAGTIPYQIFCNLKRVPRLYSGD; translated from the coding sequence ATGCGTCCAGCCCGCGCCCTCATCGATCTCTCCGCCCTGCGCCACAACTATCAACTGGCCCGTGAAACCACAGGCGCGAAGGCGCTTGCCGTGATCAAGGCCGATGCCTATGGGCACGGTGCCGTGCGCGTTGCGCAAGCGCTGGAAGCTCAGGCCGATGGTTTTGCCGTCGCCTGCATCGAAGAAGCCCTGGAGTTGCGCCAAGCCGGTATTAGCGCGCCGATTCTGTTGCTGGAAGGGTTTTTCGAGGCCGACGAACTGCCGCTGATCGTCGAGCACGATTTCTGGTGTGTGGTGCATTCGCTGTGGCAACTCGACGCCATCGAGCAGACCGCCGTCGGCAAGCCGCTGAACATCTGGCTGAAGATGGACTCAGGCATGCACCGCGTGGGTGTTCACCCGGCTGACTATGAGTCCGCTTACAAACGCCTGCTGGCCAGCGGAAAAGTCGCCAAGGTCGTGTTGATGACCCACTTTGCACGGGCCGACGAGCTGGGCAGTGCTCGCACTGACGAGCAAGTGGCGATCTTTCAGTCGGCTCGCGAAGGGCTGTCTGCCGAGGTCAGCTTGCGCAACTCACCCGGCGTGATGGGCTGGCCAAACGTACCGAGCGACTGGGTGCGCCCCGGCATCATGTTGTATGGCGCGACACCCTTTGATCAGCCGCAGTCGGTAGCCGATCGCCTGCAGCCCGTGATGACGCTGGAATCCAAAGTGATCTGCGTGCGTGAACTGCCCGCGGGTGAGCCGGTGGGTTACGGCGGTGCCTTCGTCACCGAGCGCAACATGCGCATCGGCGTGGTGGCGATGGGGTACGCCGACGGTTACCCGCGTCAGGCGCCGACCGGTACGCCGGTGATGATCGACGGGCATCGCAGTCAGCTATTGGGGCGCGTGTCCATGGACATGCTGTGTGTCGACCTGACCCATGTACCGGGCGCAGGTCTGGGCAGCCGCGTCGAACTCTGGGGCAAAAACGTGCTGGCCAGCGACGTCGCCACCCACGCCGGTACCATTCCTTATCAGATCTTCTGCAACCTCAAGCGCGTGCCAAGGCTCTATTCCGGGGACTGA
- a CDS encoding cupin domain-containing protein — protein sequence MDVGERLQSIRKLKGLSQRELAKRAGVTNSTISMIEKNSVSPSISSLRKVLGGIPMSMVEFFSEELEPENPTQVVYKASELIDISDGAVTMKLVGKSHPDRAIAFLTEVYPPGADTGEEMLVHEGEETGILVEGRLELVVGLDTYVLEAGDSYYFESTRPHRFRNPFDVPARLISAATPANF from the coding sequence TTGGACGTCGGTGAACGACTGCAATCCATTCGTAAACTCAAAGGTCTGTCCCAGCGCGAACTCGCCAAGCGAGCGGGCGTGACCAACAGCACCATTTCCATGATCGAGAAAAACAGCGTCAGCCCCTCGATCAGTTCCCTGCGCAAGGTGCTGGGCGGCATACCGATGTCCATGGTGGAGTTCTTTTCGGAAGAGCTTGAGCCAGAAAACCCGACTCAGGTCGTCTACAAAGCCAGCGAGCTGATCGATATCTCGGACGGCGCCGTCACCATGAAACTGGTCGGCAAGTCTCATCCAGACAGGGCGATCGCGTTCCTGACCGAGGTGTATCCGCCAGGCGCCGACACCGGCGAGGAGATGCTCGTTCACGAGGGTGAAGAGACCGGCATTCTGGTCGAGGGACGACTGGAGCTGGTCGTTGGCCTCGATACTTATGTGCTTGAGGCGGGCGACAGCTACTATTTCGAAAGCACCCGACCTCATCGCTTCCGTAATCCGTTCGACGTTCCGGCGCGACTCATCAGCGCTGCCACGCCCGCGAATTTCTGA
- the dadR gene encoding transcriptional regulator DadR has translation MRTQHQSKRELDKIDRNILRILQGDGRISFTELGERVGLSTTPCTERVRRLEREGIIMGYNARLNPQNLKASLLVFVEISLDYKSGDTFEEFRRAVLKLPHVLECHLVSGDFDYLVKARISEMASYRKLLGDILLKLPHVRESKSYIVMEEVKESLNLPIPE, from the coding sequence ATGCGCACCCAACACCAGTCAAAACGTGAACTGGACAAGATCGATCGCAACATCCTGCGCATCCTGCAGGGCGACGGCAGAATTTCCTTCACCGAACTGGGCGAACGCGTGGGCCTCTCTACCACGCCCTGTACAGAACGGGTTCGTCGCCTTGAGCGCGAAGGCATCATCATGGGCTACAACGCCCGGCTCAATCCGCAGAACCTGAAGGCTAGCCTGCTGGTGTTCGTCGAGATCAGTCTGGATTACAAATCGGGCGACACATTTGAGGAATTCCGCCGAGCGGTCCTCAAACTGCCCCATGTGCTGGAGTGCCACCTCGTCTCGGGCGACTTCGACTACCTGGTAAAAGCGCGCATCTCGGAGATGGCTTCCTACCGCAAGCTGTTGGGCGACATCCTGCTCAAACTGCCACATGTGCGCGAGTCCAAGAGCTATATCGTGATGGAAGAGGTGAAGGAGAGTTTGAACCTGCCGATTCCGGAGTGA